ACCGCGATCGCTCCTGCCAAGGTTGTGTCAATGTCGTCGGTGGCAATTTGACACAGCCAAGCACTGATCAAGGCCATCAGAAACAACCAAGCAAAAGTTGGGGGCATCATCCTCCCCTCCCAGCGTTCAGGGGGACAAGAAATCGCCGTAACGGTGGCGCAAACCTCGCCGTCAAGGCGCTGGCGATCGCCCGTGGCTAAATCTCGCAAAATCGCGCAATTTTCCACGAACTTTCCAGGAATCAGAGGTCTAGATGAAGCGTTGACTCTCTGCCTGTGCTTTAAAGCTATCACCAAAGTCGCGGCCAAGACATGACAGTATGTTGCAGCCTGAAGGGGGCTTTCTAGACGGCTCCAGCTCGACGAAACAGCCTTTGAGCGATTGCAGAAAGCGACGTCCCAAAGCTGCTTTTGATCGCCTAGGTCTCTTTGCGCTTTTGATCCGCTCGGCCTAGAAAACCTCCGTCACCTAGCGGAAGATTTGCAAGGGGCGATCGCCCATACTGAACTCAAGGCAATCGAGAAGACCGATCGCAATGGCGGCGGCTCTGGAGCTGGGGACGATAGCACCCTGACAACTCCGGATACAGTCTCCCGGAGTGAAAACGTCAGTCAAGCTTGCTGGACAAATATCAAGTTTCAAGAGCTTGGACGAATGAGCCAAGCTCTTTTTATTTGGCTTAATTCTAAATTAAAGTATTGTCTTTGAAGCGATTAAAACAATCTTTGAGTTGTTTTATTTCCGGTTGTTCATACTTAAAATCGGCTCAAAAATATACTGAAATTCATCTGAACCTCAGTTCTCGCCATCCCTATCTAATAAGTTTTGTCAGTAAGCTTCCCAAAATGCGATCGCCTTCTCCTTAGAGGGAATGCTGAACATAACTTTCTGGCTTTGACTTTCTATGCCCCTCGTAATGTGGAATGACACGCTCAAAATTGGTGTTCCTGAAATCGATCGCCAGCATCAGCAACTGATTGAGCAAATGAATGCTTTGGTGGATGCGATGAACACCAATCGAGGCAAAGAAGAAATTCAAAAAATCATTCAGTTTCTCGACTTATATGTGTGGCAGCACTTCGGCTTTGAAGAGAATTGCATGCAAAAACACAGCTGCCCAGTTGCCTGCCAAAACAAAGAGGCCCACGCCAAATTTTCGGCCACTTTCCGAGAAATCAAGGCCGAGTTCAATGCCAAAGGCGCTAGCTTGCCCCTGGCCATGAAAGTTAATGAGCATCTCCTCGACTGGTTTGTAAACCACATCAAGCGCATCGATCGCGAGCTCAAGGCCTCTATGAAATAGCGCCCTGAACGCGCCAAAAGTCAGCGCTGCGCCAAAAATTGCTCAGAAGCCCACGAAAAAGGCGGCGAAGTCCAGCGAGGACTCGCCGCCCGAGGGTGATAGGGAAAAGCAACCTGAAGGCAAACAGCCGATTTTTAACAGTCTTCTGCTTGGCTGATCCGCCGCATATTCAGCACGTCGCTCATCTTGCGGACCTGGGTGAAGGTGCGCTCGAGCTGGGTGTGGTCGCGGATATCGATGCACAGATCGATGACCGCTGTCTGATCGGGGAAGGTTTTGACCTGGGCGTTGCGCACGTTGATGTTGTTGTCGGTGAGGCGCGAGAGGATGTCCTTGAGGACGCCGACCCGGTCGATCACCTCGATTTGAATATTGACCGGATAGGTCTGGGGACGCGATCGCGCGGGATCGCTGTTGTTCCAGCTCACCGGCACCAGGCGATCGCCCGGAATATTCTCCACGTTGTGGCAGCCCTGGCGGTGGATCGAGATGCCGCGACTGCTCATCGTGACCACCCCCAAGATGGCCTCCCCCGGCACGGGGTTGCAGCAGCCTGCCAAGTGGTACAGCAGTCCTTCCACCCCAATGATCGGAGAGTGGTTGGGGTTGCTGGCGGGCACCTCTTTGAGGTTGCGGTGGCTGGTCGGCAAAGGCAGCGTGTCGGCGTCGTGACTGGCTACCTCGATGGTCTGCGTGGCTTTGACCGCGTCGCGAATCCGGTTGACTACCAGGTTCAGCGTCACCTCGCCGTAGCCGAGGGCCGCCAGCAGATCCTCGACGGTGTGATAGTTGCACCGATGGGCAACAGCGGCCATGGGCTCGGACTTCAGCAAGGCTTCTAGGCCGTTCTTGCCCAGCTCTTTTTCCAGCATCGATCGGCCCCGAGCGACGTTCTCGTCATGGTGCGATCGCTTGTACCACTGCCGAATGCGGTTGCGTGCGCCCGACGTGACCGTGAAGTTCAGCCAGTCGAGGCTCGGGTGAGAGTTCTTTTGGGTAATGATCTCCACGATGTCGCCGTTCTTGAGCGGCGTGTCGAGGGTGACCATCCGGCCATCCACCCGCGCCCCCGCGCACCGGTTGCCGACCTCGGTGTGAATCCGATAGGCAAAGTCCACCGAAGTGGCTCCCCGCGCTAGGGCGACCACGTCTCCCTGGGGCGTGAAGACGTACACATCATCATCAAAGAGATTGTCTTTGATGTTGTCGAGGTATTCCTGGGCGTCCTTGAGGTCGTTTTGCCACTCCAGCAGCTGCCGCAGCCAGGTAAATTTCTCGTCGGAAGCGGTGAACTTAGAGCTGCTGTGGCCCGACTCCTTGTATTTCCAGTGGGCGGCGATCCCGTACTCAGCGATCTGGTGCATTTCGAGGGTGCGGATCTGCACCTCTAGGGGGCGGCCCATGTTGCCCACCACCACGGTGTGCAGCGACTGATAGCGGTTGGGTTTGGGCAGGCCGATGTAGTCCTTGAAGCGGCCCGGGATCGGCTTGAAAGCGTCGTGGACGATGGCGAGGGCGCGGTAGCACTCCTCGTTGCTCTCGACGATGATGCGGATGGCGGCGATATCAAAGATCTCGTGGAATTCTTTGTGCTGCCGCTGCATCTTCTGGTAGATGCTGTAGAGGTGTTTGGGCCGGCCGCTGATGTCGACGCAGCGAATGCCAGACTGCGCCATGCGATCGCGCAAAACGTCGGTCACCTGAGCGATCCGGTCTTCGCGGCTGCCCCGCTTTTCCGACACCAGAGACTGCATTTGCCGATAGGCGTCGGGCTCTAGATATTTAAACGCCAGGTCTTCGAGCTCCCACTTCACCCGGCCGATCCCCAGGCGGTTGGCGAGGGGCGCGAAGATCTCCCGCGTCTCCATGGCAATCCGCCGCCGCTTGACGTCGGGCAGGTGCTCCAGGGTGCGCATGTTGTGCAGGCGATCGGCCAGCTTCACCACGATCACGCGAATATCTTTGGCCATCGCCAAAAACATCCGCCGGAAGTTTTCGGCTTGACGCTCGGTCTTGCTAGAAAAGTTGAATTTCGACAGTTTGGTGACGCCCTCGACCATCTGCCGCACTTCGGGGCCAAAGCGCTCTTCGATCTCGTCGGCGGTGACGTCGGTGTCTTCAACCACGTCGTGCAAAAAGCCCGCCGCGATCATGGCCGGACTGCCGCCGAGGTCCCGCAGCAGCCCAGCCACGGCTACGGGGTGCGCGATGTAGGGTTCTCCGGAGGCGCGAAACTGACCTTCGTGCAGCTCGTAGGCAAAGCAAAAGGCTCGACAAATCAGGCTAGGCCCGCTCGATTCTTTTTCGTCTTTGTCCGTTTCAGCGTCAGTCGAACTCGCGTCAGGTTGCGGAACCTGCACCATACACTCATTCAGCCAGTCTGGAAGGATGAAGTCGGTTGGAGAGGTCAGCGTTGCTACGTTCATACAATCGGCGGGAGGTAAGGTGGCGTCGGCTTAAGAAGATATTTGGCTGGTTTTTTATAAGGGAAAATGTATTCGAGAATACAGAATGCAAATGCTAGATTGCAAGGGATGATCTGCTGAAAAGCAGATAACTGCAATCAATTAGCGATAAAAAGACCGCTCTGTCAGTCGTTCTAAACGACGAGGAGGACTGTGCAGAGTGGATTTAAGCTTGGGGCGAGGTCTTGTCTGGGGCGCGAAACTGGCGCGAACAAGACGTTTATAAACCCTAGTTCTATTCATCATAATAGACAAGCTCTTGACTGGCCTAGGGGGCTCAGGAGGCGATCGCGCCTTTGTGGTAGAGACTGCTAGAAATCCTGATGATTTTTGAGAGAAAATCACGACTTTGTGAATCCATGAGTTTCTTTAGCGACTCTTTGGGATCGCGCTGCAACGCTTGTTGAAAAGGCCAAATTTTGCGGCAAAAAGCGAAATGATTCGAAATAGTACAAAAGTTTTTGTGTGGTCTAGGGAGGATAGCGATGGGTGATTTTTGGCTGCCGCCGTCCCATCGCGATCGCTATCAGCAATGGCAAGACTTGTTGACTGCCTGCCGGACGATTGTCCAAGGGCCTGAGAGGGATGGGCCAGCTCTCCGGGCGCAGCTGTTGCAGGTGCAGCAGTTTTTCCAAGAGCAGGTGGGGCCGCTGGATCTGGCGGAGCTGGACGGGGCGATCGCCCCTCGGGTGCAGGCGGTGCGCACGGAGATGCAAAAGGAGCTGCGACTGCTGGCGATGGATGGGATGTTTCTCCAGGCGGCGCGCCAGAGTGCGACTCAGCAGCAGCGCCAAAAGCAACTGGGCGATCGCCTGGAGAAGCTGGCGGGCTACTGCCAGGTGCTAGTGGAGGCCGAGCGACCCGCGTCCTAGGGCGTTTTTGCGGTGCTCTGCCGTATGCTGATCAATGACAGAAGATGTGAGATCCGGCAATCCTGCGGAGCCAGCGTCAGATCACGGGAAAATAACCCTAGCGCGATCGGCCTTGGCCCAAGGCGATCGCCCATACACTGCCCAAGTGCAGCAATATTGCTTTCGTTGTGAGGGAGGTTGGACCTGTGCTGTGCCCGAAGGATCGCAAAACGGAACTGGTCGATGAAGTCTTGTCCCAAGATTTGCCGGTCCACGGGTGCCCGGACTGCAAGGGGACGTGGATTCCGTCGGAGAACTACTCTTCGTGGCAGTTTCGCCAGCAGGCGCGGCCCATCTCTCCTGAGACCCTCTCGCCCCGTCTGGACGTGGACTTTGTGCAGTCGCCCTACGACATGAAGGCGGCGCTGTGTCCCGAGTGTCGCCACTACCTGGCCCGCGCCCGGGTGGGAGTCAAGACGCCTTTTTATGTTGAGCGCTGCCCCAACTGCGGCGGGATTTGGTGCGATCGCGGCGAGTGGGGCGTGCTAGAGCAGCTAGGGCTGCACGCCACCATTGAGCAGCTTTTCTCCAGCGACTGGCAGGCCCGAGTGCGCGAAAATGAGCTGTTTGAAAAAGAGCAGCAGGCCACCATTGACAAGCTGGGACCGGAGCTGGCTGCCCAAATTTTTGCGTTGGCTGAGGCCCTCGAAGGTCATCCCTACGGCGATTTTGGCGTGGCTTACCTGATGCGCCGCTTTGACAAGCCCCAGGCGGATGCGCTCACCCAGCGCGATCGCCCCCAAGGCTAGACCTGCCCACGACTGATTACCCACGGGACCTCGACGCGATCATGAGCGATGCACTGCTGACCCTAGAAAACGTGAAGGTTGCCTATCCCTACGGGGGGCGCGGCGGCATGGGCGACGAATGGGCGGTGAAGGGGGTGTCCCTGAGCCTGCGGCCGGGGGAGCGCCTGGGCTTGGTGGGCGAATCGGGCTGCGGCAAGTCGACCCTGGGGCGGGCGGTGATGCGTCTATTGCCGGACGGCAGCCGCGTCGAGGGGCAAATCCGCTTTGAAGGGCGATCGGTGCTGGACTTTGGGCCGACGGATTTGCGGCTCTTTCGGGGAGAGGCGGTGGCGCTGGTGTTTCAGGACCCAATGACGCGCCTCGATCCGCTGATGACCATCGGGGATCACTGCCTGGAGACGGTGCAGGCCCACCAGCCAAATCTCTCCCGCAAGGCCGCCAAGGAGCTGGCGATCGCCACCCTGGAGGCAGTCAAGATCCCCGCCGATCGCTGGTCCCAGTATCCCCACGAGTTCAGCGGCGGCATGCGCCAGCGGGTGGCGATCGCCCTGGCCCTGCTGCTCAACCCCAAGCTGATTGTGGCCGACGAGCCCACCACCAGTCTGGACGTCACCGTCTCGGCCCAGATCCTCCAGGAGCTGACGCGCCTGTGCGCCGATCGCCAAATGGCCCTGGTGCTGATTTCCCACGATCTGGCCATGATCGGCGAATACTGCGATCGCATCGCGGTGATGTACGGCGGCGAAATGGTCGAAATGGGGCCAACCGAGCAAATTATCCAGCAGCCCCAGCACCCCTACACGCGATCGCTCCTCGAAGCCGCGCTGCACCTCCAGGCGGTGGCCTCCCGCGTCCCGGCAGACTCTGCCCCGCCCCCGGATCAGGCCCCGCTGCTGCGCCTTTCCCAGCTTCAGCAGCACTACACCCTCGAAGCTACCTTCCTAGAGCGACTCTTCGCCAAATCCGACCGAGTGATCCGAGCGGTAGACGGCATTGACTTGGATCTCTATCCCGGCGAAACCCTGGGACTGGTGGGCGAATCGGGCTGCGGCAAATCCACCCTGTCGCGCACCGTGCTGCAACTCATCCGGCCCACCGCTGGCCGGGTCGAATTCCTCGGTCAGGATCTCACCACGCTGTCCCCGGCGGCCCTGCGCCAGCAGCGCCGCCAGATGCAGATGGTGTTCCAGGATCCCCACGCCTGCCTCAATCCCATGATGACCGTGGGCCAGAGCATCGCAGACCCCCTGCGCATCCACAAGCTGGCCAACCCAGCGGGAGCCAAGGCCCAGGCAGAGCAGATGCTCGAGCGCGTCGGCCTCACGCCCGCCGAAGACTTTTATAACCGCTATCCGTCGGAGCTGTCGGGCGGCCAGCAGCAGCGAGTGGCGATCGCCCGCGCGCTGATTACCCGGCCCCAGCTCCTGATTTGCGATGAGCCGGTCAGCATGCTGGACGCCACCGTCCAAACCCAGGTGCTCGACCTGATGCGAGAGCTCAAGGACGAGTTTCACCTCACCTACCTCTTCATCACCCACGATCTGTGGGTTGCGCGCTTCTTCTGCGATCGCATCGCCGTCATGCAGGCCGGCCAGATCGTCGAAATCGGCCCCACCGAGCAGCTCTTCACCCAGCCTCGCCACCCCTACACCCAGCAGCTGCTTCAGGCCGCGCCGCTGCTGGCCCGCCCCTAGGCCCCTACCCCTAATGTGATGGACTGGGACACCTTCCAGCTCGAAACGCCCCGCCTGGATCTGCGCCCGGTCACCCTAACCGATGCGTCGGAAATTTTTGCTGCCTTCACGCCCGACATCGCCCGCTACCTCTATCCCAAGGCGCCCGATCGCCTAGAGGAAACCCAGCACTTTATTCGTCAGGCCGTCCAGGGACGCCACCAAGGCTACGATCTGACCCTAGTGATTCGCCAAAAAAGCGATCAAAGTTTCCTCGGTATGACCGGCATTCACGATATTCATACGTCTCATCCTGAGCTGGGAATCTGGCTCAAAAGGTCTGCTCAAGGCTTGGGCGTTGGCCGCGAAACCATTCACGCTCTAAAAGACTGGATTGCCGAAAACTTAGACGCTGAATACATTGTTTATTCCGTTGATCGGCGCAATCTTCCTAGCCGAAAAATCGCGGAGAGCTTGGGCGGAGAAATTTACCGAGAATCTCAGGTAATGAACCTCAGTGGCCAAATCTTAGATTCTCTCGAATATCACATTCATCTGTAATTCTCAAAAAGATTGATCTAAAAAATGTAAGCAAAAGCATCATTCTCTGAATGATTGATTTAAAGAATTCTGAGCAATTCTCATGAGCTCAAACAAGGCGATTTTCTCTTTTGAAAAATGCTCAAGTTGTAATATTTCAGCTCATTAAAACTGTTTGAGAAATCGGCGAAAAAACAGACGTCTTAGGCTGTGATTGCCATGATGGAAGCATCGTTTTGGAGAAACGAAAATGACTCCAAAAACTGAAGATGCTGAATCTTCTTCCATCGGTGGCCTAAAGTCTCAGCTGGCCGATCTCAAGGCTGAGCGTGTCCAGCTTCAGCAAGCTGTGGATCACATGGAAACTGCGGAGTCCGAGAGCGGGACTCCCGATCTTCATACACTGCAAATAAAGCTCGCTCGCCTGGAAGATAAAAGTCGAGAAATCGAAAATCAAATTCAAAATCTAGAGAATATTGGTGAGCTGCAAGCCTATCGAATCTTCGAGGATGCTCGCAACAAGATGATGCAGTGGGTTGGGGTGGCGGTCGCGGTGCTAACGCTATTTGGATTGGCAGAGCTCAATAGCATCAAGCAAGAAATTCGAGATAAGGTTGCTTCCTTGGGGGCGGCGGAGCTCGTGGCCGGAGAAGTCAAGGCGCAGCTGCCGATGATTAGTCAGCAAGTGACAAATGACATTCTGCGCGATCGCGATCGTATTGTGACGGACATTGAGAAGCAAATCTCAGGGACGCTGCTGCCGCAGGTGCAGTCCAAGGCTGAACTGTCGATCGCCGATGAGCTCAAGCGCATAAGCGCAACGATTCGCCAACAGGCAGAAAGCCCGAGCGCCCCTGGAAATGCGGCCTTGGTGGCTTCAGCCATCGACTCGACCCTGAGCCGCGATCGCTATTTTGTGGTGGCGGGTTCTTCCAAGGAAAAGAGTGATGTGCAGGCAGAGCTTGAGCGAGTTCAGGCGCACATCGGCGATCGCGCTCTGCTACAGCAGCGCTATCCCGGGCTCCAGGTGTGCGGGCCCAAGCCTGACAATCAGTATTCTGCGCTGGTCATCGGCACCGACAAAACCTTAGCGGAGGCGCGATCGCTGGCCCAGCAGGCGATTCGGGACGGCTTCCAGACGGATACCTATCCCTTGCGCATGGACAAGGCGTTTTTTGCGTGTCCGCCAGCCCAAACCTAGCGTATGCGGGATCCCGAAAGTGGCCTCGAATCTCGGGCCTGCTTGTCGAAAGGTGCGCAGGCCCAAGGTTGCAAGCAGGCTAGCGCTTTTGCAGCAGCAGCACATGGTAGGCGCTCTCAAAGTGCTGCTGCTGAATTCGCAGACTGCTGGGGTCGCTGAGGCCCTGGGTGCGGTGCTGACGGATGGCTTCGAGGGCCGCCTGATTGCTCAAAAGCGCCAGGTCAGCGCCATTCCAGCCCTCGGTTTGGGCGGCCCAGTGGTCGAGGGCGACGCCGTCTAGGGGGCGATCGCAGTTGTGAACTTCCAGGATGGCTTGGCGGCTGGCGAGGTCGGGCAGGTCGACCATGATTTGCAGATCCAGGCGCCCCGCTCGCAAAAGCGCCGGATCAAGGGCGTCGGGCCGGTTTGTGGCTCCCACCAGCAGGACATTGGGGCAGCCGTGGAGCCCGTCGAGCTCGGTCAGCAGCTGTCCCACCACGCGATCGCTCACCCCCGAATCTCCCAAGTTGCTGCCTCGGGCGGGGGCGAGGGTATCGAGCTCATCGACGAAGACCACGCAGGGGGCGG
This genomic stretch from Geitlerinema sp. PCC 7407 harbors:
- a CDS encoding bacteriohemerythrin — its product is MPLVMWNDTLKIGVPEIDRQHQQLIEQMNALVDAMNTNRGKEEIQKIIQFLDLYVWQHFGFEENCMQKHSCPVACQNKEAHAKFSATFREIKAEFNAKGASLPLAMKVNEHLLDWFVNHIKRIDRELKASMK
- a CDS encoding bifunctional (p)ppGpp synthetase/guanosine-3',5'-bis(diphosphate) 3'-pyrophosphohydrolase; this encodes MNVATLTSPTDFILPDWLNECMVQVPQPDASSTDAETDKDEKESSGPSLICRAFCFAYELHEGQFRASGEPYIAHPVAVAGLLRDLGGSPAMIAAGFLHDVVEDTDVTADEIEERFGPEVRQMVEGVTKLSKFNFSSKTERQAENFRRMFLAMAKDIRVIVVKLADRLHNMRTLEHLPDVKRRRIAMETREIFAPLANRLGIGRVKWELEDLAFKYLEPDAYRQMQSLVSEKRGSREDRIAQVTDVLRDRMAQSGIRCVDISGRPKHLYSIYQKMQRQHKEFHEIFDIAAIRIIVESNEECYRALAIVHDAFKPIPGRFKDYIGLPKPNRYQSLHTVVVGNMGRPLEVQIRTLEMHQIAEYGIAAHWKYKESGHSSSKFTASDEKFTWLRQLLEWQNDLKDAQEYLDNIKDNLFDDDVYVFTPQGDVVALARGATSVDFAYRIHTEVGNRCAGARVDGRMVTLDTPLKNGDIVEIITQKNSHPSLDWLNFTVTSGARNRIRQWYKRSHHDENVARGRSMLEKELGKNGLEALLKSEPMAAVAHRCNYHTVEDLLAALGYGEVTLNLVVNRIRDAVKATQTIEVASHDADTLPLPTSHRNLKEVPASNPNHSPIIGVEGLLYHLAGCCNPVPGEAILGVVTMSSRGISIHRQGCHNVENIPGDRLVPVSWNNSDPARSRPQTYPVNIQIEVIDRVGVLKDILSRLTDNNINVRNAQVKTFPDQTAVIDLCIDIRDHTQLERTFTQVRKMSDVLNMRRISQAEDC
- the patD gene encoding heterocyst frequency control protein PatD: MGDFWLPPSHRDRYQQWQDLLTACRTIVQGPERDGPALRAQLLQVQQFFQEQVGPLDLAELDGAIAPRVQAVRTEMQKELRLLAMDGMFLQAARQSATQQQRQKQLGDRLEKLAGYCQVLVEAERPAS
- a CDS encoding ABC transporter ATP-binding protein, whose amino-acid sequence is MSDALLTLENVKVAYPYGGRGGMGDEWAVKGVSLSLRPGERLGLVGESGCGKSTLGRAVMRLLPDGSRVEGQIRFEGRSVLDFGPTDLRLFRGEAVALVFQDPMTRLDPLMTIGDHCLETVQAHQPNLSRKAAKELAIATLEAVKIPADRWSQYPHEFSGGMRQRVAIALALLLNPKLIVADEPTTSLDVTVSAQILQELTRLCADRQMALVLISHDLAMIGEYCDRIAVMYGGEMVEMGPTEQIIQQPQHPYTRSLLEAALHLQAVASRVPADSAPPPDQAPLLRLSQLQQHYTLEATFLERLFAKSDRVIRAVDGIDLDLYPGETLGLVGESGCGKSTLSRTVLQLIRPTAGRVEFLGQDLTTLSPAALRQQRRQMQMVFQDPHACLNPMMTVGQSIADPLRIHKLANPAGAKAQAEQMLERVGLTPAEDFYNRYPSELSGGQQQRVAIARALITRPQLLICDEPVSMLDATVQTQVLDLMRELKDEFHLTYLFITHDLWVARFFCDRIAVMQAGQIVEIGPTEQLFTQPRHPYTQQLLQAAPLLARP
- a CDS encoding GNAT family N-acetyltransferase codes for the protein MDWDTFQLETPRLDLRPVTLTDASEIFAAFTPDIARYLYPKAPDRLEETQHFIRQAVQGRHQGYDLTLVIRQKSDQSFLGMTGIHDIHTSHPELGIWLKRSAQGLGVGRETIHALKDWIAENLDAEYIVYSVDRRNLPSRKIAESLGGEIYRESQVMNLSGQILDSLEYHIHL
- a CDS encoding zf-TFIIB domain-containing protein, encoding MLCPKDRKTELVDEVLSQDLPVHGCPDCKGTWIPSENYSSWQFRQQARPISPETLSPRLDVDFVQSPYDMKAALCPECRHYLARARVGVKTPFYVERCPNCGGIWCDRGEWGVLEQLGLHATIEQLFSSDWQARVRENELFEKEQQATIDKLGPELAAQIFALAEALEGHPYGDFGVAYLMRRFDKPQADALTQRDRPQG